A window of Juglans regia cultivar Chandler chromosome 7, Walnut 2.0, whole genome shotgun sequence contains these coding sequences:
- the LOC108987309 gene encoding CRIB domain-containing protein RIC4-like, which produces MRDRAERFAVLPFSVGCTSESSVALGAPAKQKKPKPESNQPPLMRREEGEDQERPSRSKMKNSFGFLALPKPNIAGGIQRVFRSIKSFSHFFVYKEEMEEEMEIGYPTDVKHVTHIGLDGSTTTNPAKGWENLTAPEIISFPSISLRQFELAMAAQADHDPDDLVNHVAPN; this is translated from the exons ATGAGAGATCGTGCAGAAAGATTTGCAGTTCTTCCTTTCTCAGTTGGCTGCACTTCAGAGTCCAGCGTTGCTCTAGGCGCCCCAGCTAaacaaaagaaaccaaaaccaGAATCAAACCAGCCTCCTCTAATGA gaagagaagaaggagaagatcaAGAAAGGCCATCCAGATCAAAAATGAAGAATTCTTTTGGTTTTCTGGCTCTACCAAAGCCGAACATTGCTGGTGGGATACAGCGAGTGTTCAGAAGCATCAAAagtttttctcatttctttg TTTACAAAGAAGAGATGGAAGAGGAGATGGAGATTGGATATCCAACAGACGTAAAACATGTCACACACATAGGGTTGGATGGGTCAACGACAACAAACCCAGCAAAGGGTTGGGAAAATCTGACAGCTCCTGAAATAATTTCTTTCCCTTCAATTTCTTTGAGGCAGTTCGAGCTCGCCATGGCAGCACAGGCTGATCACGATCCTGATGATCTCGTTAATCATGTTGCTCCTAATTGA